A window of Cherax quadricarinatus isolate ZL_2023a chromosome 70, ASM3850222v1, whole genome shotgun sequence contains these coding sequences:
- the LOC128705021 gene encoding uncharacterized protein gives MAVNLVLYIIASLALVQGQRIGTYEAHPPIVVPTQTTSTVIDQTTVTHTLRETTTSDVWVTDQTKVTLTVTQTTTHWDFVPQQPRIVTSVIRVTSTPVVVVTATVGANPVSTMVSIFSQFVTVTDTVKYWQTITHVDVTHQIQTVPVVTTQDLLQEIVTTVTQIVTTTVTSTTARYYG, from the exons ATGGCTGTCAACCTGGTACTCTACATAATAGCATCTCTGGCTCTG GTGCAAGGCCAACGTATCGGTACTTACGAAGCTCATCCTCCCATCGTTGTTCCTACGCAAACTACTTCAACCGTCATTGATCAG ACTACagtaactcacacactgagggaaaCTACAACATCAGATGTTTGGGTCACGGATCAAACAAAAGTGACGCTAACAGTCACCCAGACTACAACACACTGGGACTTTGTCCCTCAACAACCACGGATAGTGACTTCTGTTATAAGGGTCACTTCAACACCT gtagtagtagtaactgctACAGTTGGAGCAAATCCCGTGAGCACAATGGTCTCTATCTTCAGCCAGTTTGTTACTGTCACGGACACAGTTAAATACTGGCAGACAATAACGCATGTTGACGTCACGCACCAGATTCAAACTGTTCCTGTTGTGACTACCCAAGATTTGTTGCAAGAGATCGTAACTACTGTAACCcagattgttactactactgtcacctcCACAACTGCCCGTTACTACGGTTAA